From a region of the Microbacterium sp. nov. GSS16 genome:
- the dxr gene encoding 1-deoxy-D-xylulose-5-phosphate reductoisomerase — translation MRRVIVLGSTGSIGTQALDVIRANPRRFELVGIAAGSNAELVAEQAQQFQVEHTALGAVEAEQLVRDVDADVVLNAITGSIGLGPTLAALRAGRTLALANKESLIVGGELVRAAAAADQIVPVDSEHSALAQALRAGTRGEVRRLVVTASGGPFRGRSRAELGDVTPAQALAHPTWDMGRMVTTNSATLVNKGLEVIEAHLLFDVPYDDIEVVVHPQSIVHSMVEFVDGSTIAQASPPDMRLPISLGLDWPHRVGGVGRPLDWRTATSWTFEPLDDEAFPAVTLAKAVGRAGSTFPAVYNAANEQAVHAFHEGRLTFLGIVDTVRRVVDAHDAPDELTIEALAEAEAWARAEADALIAAS, via the coding sequence ATGCGTCGCGTCATCGTCCTCGGCTCCACAGGCTCCATCGGCACCCAGGCGCTGGATGTGATCCGCGCGAACCCGCGCCGGTTCGAGCTGGTCGGCATCGCAGCGGGCAGCAACGCCGAGCTGGTCGCCGAGCAGGCACAGCAGTTCCAGGTCGAGCACACCGCTCTCGGCGCTGTCGAAGCCGAGCAGCTGGTGCGCGACGTGGACGCCGATGTCGTGCTGAACGCGATCACCGGATCGATCGGCCTCGGGCCGACGCTCGCGGCCCTTCGAGCAGGACGCACGCTGGCTCTCGCCAACAAGGAGTCGCTGATCGTCGGCGGTGAGCTGGTGCGCGCGGCGGCGGCGGCGGATCAGATCGTCCCGGTCGACTCGGAGCACTCCGCCCTCGCCCAGGCGCTGCGCGCCGGCACACGTGGCGAGGTCCGCAGGCTCGTCGTCACGGCATCCGGCGGGCCGTTCCGCGGTCGCTCGCGCGCCGAGCTGGGTGACGTGACGCCCGCGCAGGCGCTCGCGCATCCGACCTGGGACATGGGGCGGATGGTGACCACCAACTCGGCCACGCTCGTCAACAAAGGGCTCGAGGTCATCGAGGCGCATCTGCTGTTCGACGTGCCCTACGACGACATCGAGGTGGTCGTGCATCCGCAGTCGATCGTGCACTCGATGGTCGAGTTCGTCGACGGCTCCACCATCGCACAGGCCTCTCCGCCCGACATGCGCCTGCCGATCTCGCTCGGCCTGGACTGGCCGCACCGTGTCGGCGGCGTCGGCCGACCGCTGGATTGGCGGACCGCGACGTCATGGACGTTCGAGCCCCTCGATGACGAGGCGTTCCCCGCCGTCACCCTCGCGAAGGCGGTCGGTCGCGCCGGCAGCACGTTCCCGGCGGTCTACAACGCCGCCAACGAGCAGGCTGTGCACGCCTTCCACGAGGGGCGGCTGACGTTCCTCGGCATCGTCGACACCGTGCGCCGGGTCGTGGATGCCCACGATGCGCCGGACGAGCTGACCATCGAGGCGCTCGCCGAGGCCGAGGCCTGGGCACGAGCAGAAGCGGATGCCCTGATCGCCGCGTCCTGA
- a CDS encoding FKBP-type peptidyl-prolyl cis-trans isomerase — protein MAVTALLLTGCSGAQDESKSADSKGGADVCAQVAAPGALTDSVDVSGEFGQPAKITVAKDQKVDDVQRTVISEGEGEKVGEGDYIAYAMSAFDSKTGDHLGDIGYTEGELLPQDALANQALAEAVGCSPVGTRVAFALPASDGAESQLYIIDVLDKVPTAAWGAKQEPVDGMPTVKLAKDGEPDVAVPAGDAPDELKISVLKQGDGPEVADGDTTLLQYYGVDWESGESFDSSWSKGAPYAAPGNTYVPGFVQALAGQKVGSQVLVVIPPALAYGDDPEGHELGGKTLVFVIDILATQHAPAAQ, from the coding sequence GTGGCCGTCACCGCACTGCTGCTCACCGGCTGCTCCGGAGCACAGGACGAGTCGAAGTCCGCCGATTCGAAGGGCGGCGCCGACGTCTGCGCGCAGGTCGCCGCGCCCGGCGCGCTCACCGACAGCGTCGACGTCAGCGGCGAGTTCGGTCAGCCCGCGAAGATCACCGTCGCGAAGGATCAGAAGGTCGATGACGTGCAGCGCACGGTCATCTCCGAGGGCGAGGGCGAGAAGGTCGGGGAAGGCGATTACATCGCCTACGCGATGAGCGCCTTCGATTCCAAGACCGGTGACCACCTCGGTGACATCGGCTACACCGAGGGCGAGCTGCTTCCGCAGGACGCGCTGGCGAACCAGGCGCTCGCCGAGGCGGTCGGCTGCTCTCCGGTCGGCACGCGCGTCGCGTTCGCGCTGCCCGCCTCCGACGGCGCAGAGTCGCAGCTGTACATCATCGACGTGCTCGACAAGGTGCCCACCGCCGCGTGGGGCGCGAAGCAGGAGCCGGTCGACGGGATGCCGACCGTCAAGCTCGCCAAGGACGGAGAGCCCGATGTGGCCGTCCCCGCCGGCGACGCCCCCGACGAGCTGAAGATCTCGGTGCTCAAGCAGGGCGACGGGCCCGAGGTCGCCGACGGCGACACCACCCTGCTGCAGTACTACGGCGTCGACTGGGAGAGCGGCGAGAGCTTCGACTCGTCGTGGTCGAAGGGCGCGCCGTACGCCGCACCTGGCAACACCTACGTGCCCGGATTCGTACAGGCGCTCGCCGGACAGAAGGTCGGATCCCAGGTGCTCGTCGTCATCCCTCCGGCTCTCGCCTACGGCGACGACCCGGAGGGCCACGAGCTCGGCGGCAAGACCCTCGTGTTCGTCATCGACATCCTCGCGACGCAGCACGCACCCGCCGCGCAGTGA
- a CDS encoding lysophospholipid acyltransferase family protein, with product MSSEQPAIPADPEPETPRHRSPRQAGFKYKVGRMLAASVARVVYRPRIEGRENVPLTGAVILASNHLSFIDSMAIPIAAPRPVHFLAKSTYFEGTGLKGAISRDFFTSVGAIPVRRGAGQAALDALDQQRQLLDDGLAVALYPEGTRSTDGRLYKGRTGVAFLALQTGAPVVPVGLIGTDRMMPKGAKMPSLSERVTVRFGTPIDVSTHGPATSGRARRLATDEIMAAIHALSGQELAGVYNEPPAQTPIEKIRQALPHERR from the coding sequence GTGAGTTCTGAGCAGCCGGCGATCCCCGCGGATCCCGAACCCGAGACGCCGCGGCACCGATCCCCCCGCCAGGCCGGTTTCAAGTACAAGGTCGGACGGATGCTCGCGGCTTCCGTGGCGCGGGTCGTGTACCGGCCCCGCATCGAGGGGCGCGAGAACGTGCCGCTCACCGGCGCGGTGATCCTCGCCAGCAATCACCTGTCGTTCATCGACTCGATGGCGATCCCGATCGCCGCTCCCCGCCCCGTGCACTTCCTCGCGAAGTCGACCTACTTCGAGGGCACCGGGCTCAAGGGCGCCATCTCGCGCGACTTCTTCACGTCCGTCGGGGCCATCCCCGTGCGCCGGGGGGCCGGCCAGGCCGCTCTCGACGCGCTCGACCAGCAGCGCCAGCTGCTCGACGACGGCCTTGCCGTCGCCCTGTATCCCGAGGGCACCCGGTCTACGGACGGCCGGCTGTACAAGGGACGCACCGGCGTGGCCTTCCTGGCCCTGCAGACCGGGGCTCCCGTCGTTCCCGTCGGCCTCATCGGCACCGACAGGATGATGCCGAAGGGCGCGAAGATGCCGTCGCTCAGCGAGCGCGTCACTGTGCGCTTCGGCACCCCGATCGACGTGTCGACGCACGGCCCGGCGACGAGCGGACGGGCTCGCCGACTCGCCACCGACGAGATCATGGCCGCCATCCACGCCCTCAGCGGGCAGGAGCTCGCGGGCGTGTACAACGAGCCGCCCGCGCAGACCCCGATCGAGAAGATCAGGCAGGCGCTCCCCCACGAGCGCCGCTGA
- a CDS encoding OsmC family protein, whose amino-acid sequence MAPLGEHHYALTTTWTGNRGTGTSGYRDYTRDVTIGIQGKPDLLASADKPFRGDPGRWNPEDLLLAALSECHLLSYLHACVTAGVVVTDYRDDATGVMREDGRGGGAFTEVTLRPRVQVADESMLDAARRAHHTAHEWCFIANSVNFPVHHEATVIVAPAPA is encoded by the coding sequence ATGGCCCCGCTCGGCGAACACCACTACGCGCTCACCACCACCTGGACGGGAAACCGCGGCACCGGCACGAGCGGCTACCGCGACTACACCAGAGACGTCACGATCGGCATCCAGGGCAAACCCGACCTGCTCGCCTCGGCAGACAAGCCGTTCCGCGGCGACCCCGGCCGGTGGAACCCGGAGGACCTGCTTCTGGCCGCCCTGTCGGAATGCCACCTGCTGTCGTACCTGCATGCGTGCGTCACCGCGGGTGTGGTGGTGACCGACTACCGCGACGACGCGACGGGAGTGATGCGCGAGGACGGCCGGGGCGGGGGTGCGTTCACAGAGGTGACGTTGCGACCTCGAGTGCAGGTGGCCGACGAATCGATGCTCGACGCGGCCAGGAGGGCGCACCACACCGCACACGAGTGGTGCTTCATCGCCAACTCGGTGAACTTCCCCGTGCATCATGAGGCGACGGTCATCGTGGCGCCCGCGCCGGCCTGA
- a CDS encoding asparaginase encodes MLETLTIADAVELAIVERNGFVESRHAGAAVVLSPEGEVIAQHGNAEALILPRSSLKPLQAIASVTAGATLEGEQLALGTASHSGTDRHVEVVREMLAAGGLNEDDLGCPAAWPSDSTARRDMLRDHADKARVRMNCSGKHALMLRACVATGWPTEGYLDTAHPLQVHIRDVVERLAGEKIAHTAIDGCGAPVHAITLLGLARALHRIGSASERSPFALHRVAGALVRAVRENPWTIAGPGEPDTIAIETLGVFAKHGAEGVMVMIAPDNTTVALKTLDGSSRASAIVAATLLARTGALTEADVAALATALPLDVLGGGQPVGMIRPGSGI; translated from the coding sequence GTGCTCGAGACTCTCACCATCGCTGACGCCGTCGAACTCGCGATCGTGGAGCGCAACGGCTTCGTGGAGTCCCGCCATGCGGGCGCCGCGGTCGTGCTCTCCCCCGAAGGGGAGGTCATCGCACAGCACGGCAATGCCGAGGCCCTGATCCTGCCGCGCTCGAGCCTGAAGCCGCTGCAGGCGATCGCCAGTGTGACGGCGGGTGCGACGCTGGAGGGCGAGCAGCTCGCGCTCGGCACAGCCAGCCACAGCGGCACGGATCGGCACGTGGAGGTCGTGCGCGAGATGCTCGCCGCCGGCGGGCTCAACGAGGACGACCTGGGCTGCCCAGCCGCATGGCCCTCTGACTCGACGGCACGGCGCGACATGCTCCGCGATCACGCCGACAAGGCGCGGGTGCGGATGAACTGCTCGGGCAAGCACGCTCTGATGCTCCGCGCCTGCGTCGCGACCGGGTGGCCGACCGAGGGATATCTCGACACCGCGCACCCGCTGCAGGTGCACATCCGCGATGTCGTCGAGCGCCTCGCCGGCGAGAAGATCGCCCACACGGCGATCGACGGGTGCGGCGCGCCGGTGCACGCCATCACTCTGCTCGGTCTCGCGCGGGCGCTCCACCGGATCGGCTCGGCCTCCGAGCGCTCCCCGTTCGCCCTGCACCGGGTCGCCGGCGCGCTCGTGCGGGCCGTGCGCGAGAACCCGTGGACGATCGCGGGACCGGGCGAGCCGGACACCATCGCCATCGAGACGCTCGGCGTGTTCGCCAAGCACGGCGCCGAGGGCGTGATGGTCATGATCGCCCCCGACAACACGACCGTTGCGCTGAAGACCCTCGACGGCAGCAGCCGCGCATCGGCGATCGTGGCCGCGACCCTGCTCGCGCGCACGGGAGCGCTCACCGAGGCGGACGTCGCCGCTCTCGCGACGGCGCTGCCGCTCGACGTGCTCGGCGGCGGTCAGCCCGTAGGCATGATTCGTCCCGGTTCCGGCATCTGA
- a CDS encoding FtsK/SpoIIIE domain-containing protein, giving the protein MDATTIVLPAAPAQPTRPPLPLLAAIVPVIAGVVLWLITGSLFALCFAALGPLMLLASFFDGTRSRRRARRQAEGESDAAWQRAEDELVRLHEQEHRILWHRSPDVAGCLLDPPLRGGARLSAATELVIGRGRSASRVRASGGDDERSRAFRERAEQLADAPIIVELGGGVCVRAPRPVATAVVRALVAQLCLRFGTSELSLHGPGVSDWGLGGFPHVDRRSARFRLRVGDGAEPADAVICIRLPGEEPPEGVTTVLECIAPSRAVARTAEGLRDLSLEAVSEQQIGMVAVGAVSRSEDDARLPDAVTLGELEAGAGGDGRLLARFGRGAQGDVLVDLVDDGPHAIVTGMTGTGKSELLTSWVAAIAAAHAPEEVTFVLIDFKGGTAFDPLRALPHVVAVVTDLDAAGARRGVGSLSAELRRREAALAAAGARDVAAFPALARLVIVVDEFAALVQEHPDLAQIFTDVAARGRALGMHLVLGTQRAGGVIRDALAANCPLRLSLRVAEPADSRLVIGSEAAAELPGGPASRGLAYVRRPEDVEPQAMRVALTAPHDLATVARRWAGVETPASPWLPPLPRMIDVPADRSGGERGGVVLGRADEPEQQRQPWVRLAAGEGLGVIGGPSSGKSTLIRAVHSQVPDAVVIPVDAEEAWDAVAELSSGRHGMVLCDDLDVLFAQYPAEHAQLFVSRWERILRAPAGAVITVSRASGPVGRLLDGVTHRALLRLGSRVEHIAAGGESAGFDPHRPAGRGWVDGRDVQLCWADPVAGTSGRGAGTRARGGATWRPQRSTAGVVTSAVDETRASLAHANPGCRVITLAERDAAADAPDADGSPRVIVGDPEQWRAQWSLLQSIRTAGELVIAAECATELRQLAGVRDTPPFARLHEGRAWAVVAGGRARRVRVM; this is encoded by the coding sequence ATGGATGCCACGACCATCGTCCTGCCCGCAGCTCCCGCACAGCCGACGCGACCACCGCTCCCGCTGCTGGCCGCCATCGTCCCGGTCATCGCCGGCGTGGTGCTGTGGCTGATCACGGGATCTCTGTTCGCACTGTGCTTCGCCGCTCTCGGCCCGCTCATGCTGCTCGCCTCCTTCTTCGACGGCACGCGATCGCGGCGCCGAGCGCGTCGGCAGGCGGAGGGCGAATCCGATGCGGCGTGGCAGCGCGCGGAAGACGAGCTTGTGCGCCTGCATGAGCAGGAGCACCGCATTCTCTGGCATCGCTCACCCGACGTGGCCGGATGCCTGCTCGACCCGCCGCTGCGCGGCGGCGCGCGGCTGAGCGCCGCCACCGAGCTCGTGATCGGGCGAGGGCGCAGCGCGAGCCGGGTGCGCGCATCGGGCGGCGACGACGAGAGATCCCGCGCCTTCCGCGAGCGCGCCGAGCAACTCGCCGACGCCCCGATCATCGTCGAGCTCGGCGGCGGAGTGTGCGTGCGCGCGCCCCGGCCGGTCGCGACCGCCGTCGTCCGGGCACTGGTGGCGCAGCTCTGCCTGCGGTTCGGGACCTCGGAGCTGAGCCTGCACGGCCCCGGAGTCTCGGACTGGGGGCTCGGCGGCTTCCCGCACGTCGATCGACGCAGCGCGCGATTCCGGCTGAGGGTCGGCGACGGAGCAGAACCTGCCGATGCGGTCATCTGCATTCGGCTGCCGGGGGAGGAGCCACCGGAGGGCGTCACGACCGTACTCGAGTGCATCGCGCCATCCCGGGCGGTGGCGCGAACCGCGGAGGGGCTGCGGGATCTGTCCCTCGAGGCGGTCTCGGAGCAGCAGATCGGCATGGTCGCCGTCGGAGCCGTCAGCCGGTCGGAGGACGACGCTCGGCTCCCGGATGCCGTGACGCTCGGGGAGCTCGAGGCCGGGGCCGGCGGAGACGGCCGGCTCCTCGCCCGATTCGGGCGGGGCGCGCAGGGCGACGTGCTCGTCGATCTCGTCGACGACGGGCCGCATGCGATCGTCACCGGCATGACCGGCACGGGCAAGAGCGAGCTGCTGACCAGCTGGGTGGCCGCGATCGCGGCCGCGCACGCACCCGAGGAGGTGACGTTCGTGCTGATCGACTTCAAGGGAGGCACCGCGTTCGATCCGCTGCGCGCCCTGCCGCACGTCGTCGCGGTGGTGACCGATCTCGACGCGGCCGGCGCCCGACGCGGTGTGGGGAGCCTCAGCGCCGAGCTGCGTCGCCGGGAGGCGGCGCTGGCCGCAGCCGGTGCGCGGGACGTGGCCGCGTTCCCCGCGCTCGCGCGGCTCGTGATCGTGGTCGACGAGTTCGCCGCCCTCGTGCAGGAGCATCCCGATCTCGCGCAGATCTTCACGGATGTCGCCGCCCGCGGCCGTGCGCTGGGCATGCACCTCGTTCTCGGCACGCAGCGCGCGGGCGGCGTGATCCGGGATGCCCTGGCGGCGAACTGTCCGCTTCGGCTGAGCCTGCGCGTGGCCGAACCCGCCGACAGCCGCCTGGTGATCGGATCGGAGGCCGCTGCCGAGCTGCCAGGCGGACCGGCGTCGCGCGGGCTGGCCTACGTGCGACGACCGGAGGACGTCGAGCCGCAGGCCATGCGCGTCGCGCTGACCGCACCGCACGACCTCGCGACGGTGGCGCGCCGGTGGGCGGGAGTCGAGACGCCGGCCAGCCCTTGGCTGCCGCCGCTGCCCCGCATGATCGACGTGCCCGCCGACCGCAGCGGTGGCGAGCGCGGCGGCGTCGTGCTCGGCAGGGCGGACGAGCCCGAGCAGCAGAGACAGCCGTGGGTGCGTCTTGCAGCCGGTGAAGGGCTCGGTGTCATCGGCGGGCCGTCCTCGGGCAAGAGCACCCTGATCCGCGCCGTGCACTCCCAGGTCCCGGATGCGGTCGTCATCCCGGTGGACGCGGAGGAGGCGTGGGATGCTGTCGCCGAGCTGTCGTCGGGCCGCCACGGAATGGTCCTCTGCGATGATCTCGATGTGCTGTTCGCTCAGTACCCGGCCGAGCACGCGCAGCTGTTCGTCAGCCGCTGGGAGCGCATCCTCCGGGCCCCGGCGGGTGCCGTGATCACCGTGTCGCGGGCGTCGGGTCCGGTCGGCCGGCTGCTCGACGGCGTGACGCACCGAGCGCTGCTGCGGCTGGGCAGCAGGGTGGAGCACATCGCCGCCGGCGGAGAGTCCGCCGGGTTCGATCCGCATCGCCCGGCTGGCCGCGGATGGGTGGACGGCCGTGACGTGCAGCTGTGCTGGGCGGATCCGGTCGCTGGGACGAGCGGGCGTGGGGCCGGCACGCGCGCTCGCGGCGGCGCGACCTGGCGGCCGCAGCGCTCGACCGCGGGGGTCGTGACATCGGCGGTCGACGAGACCCGCGCGTCGCTCGCACACGCGAACCCCGGATGCCGGGTGATCACCCTGGCGGAGCGCGATGCCGCGGCGGACGCCCCGGATGCCGATGGCTCGCCGCGGGTGATCGTCGGCGATCCCGAGCAGTGGCGTGCGCAGTGGTCGCTGCTGCAGAGCATCCGCACCGCAGGCGAACTCGTGATCGCGGCCGAATGCGCCACAGAGCTGCGCCAGCTCGCCGGGGTGCGCGATACTCCGCCGTTCGCCAGGCTCCACGAGGGCAGGGCGTGGGCGGTGGTGGCAGGAGGCCGCGCGAGGCGCGTGCGGGTGATGTGA
- a CDS encoding PP2C family protein-serine/threonine phosphatase yields the protein MPETTTQTFRVSDDLELTWAGVTDRGRRRENNQDSFLAKYPLFIVADGMGGHAGGEIASQATVDRLSDMVDAGPIDDERIVAALQLAVDDIHRHPETTDEGTGTTLTGVYLDRGEDGWRWISLNIGDSRVYLEREGRLIQVTTDHSVVQELIASGKISPEEADAHPYSNVITRAVGANELVSPDYVAIDVVDGDRFIICSDGLTKELTDYGILHFLRENAEPADAVNAMVDAALENGGRDNVTLIVLNVRFTGGADDQTATGRSTAADESSSTEPAIED from the coding sequence GTGCCTGAGACCACGACGCAGACTTTCCGCGTCAGCGATGACCTCGAGCTCACCTGGGCGGGCGTGACCGACCGGGGCCGCCGCCGCGAGAACAACCAGGATTCCTTCCTCGCGAAGTACCCGCTGTTCATCGTCGCCGACGGCATGGGCGGGCACGCGGGTGGGGAGATCGCCAGCCAGGCCACCGTCGATCGGCTCTCCGACATGGTCGACGCGGGCCCGATCGACGACGAGCGCATCGTCGCCGCCCTTCAGCTCGCCGTCGATGACATCCACCGCCATCCCGAGACGACCGATGAGGGCACCGGAACGACCCTCACCGGCGTGTACCTGGATCGCGGTGAGGACGGCTGGCGCTGGATCTCGCTGAACATCGGCGATTCGCGGGTCTACCTCGAGCGCGAAGGCCGCCTGATCCAAGTCACCACCGATCACTCGGTCGTGCAGGAGCTCATCGCCTCGGGCAAGATCAGCCCGGAAGAGGCCGACGCCCACCCGTACAGCAACGTCATCACTCGAGCGGTCGGGGCGAACGAGCTCGTATCACCCGACTACGTCGCGATAGACGTCGTCGACGGCGACCGCTTCATCATCTGCTCCGACGGCCTCACCAAAGAGCTCACCGACTACGGCATCCTGCACTTCCTGCGTGAGAACGCCGAGCCCGCAGATGCGGTCAACGCGATGGTCGACGCCGCGCTCGAGAACGGCGGACGAGACAACGTCACGCTGATCGTGCTCAACGTGCGCTTCACCGGTGGCGCCGACGACCAGACCGCCACGGGGCGCTCGACCGCCGCCGACGAGTCCTCCTCCACAGAACCCGCAATCGAGGATTGA
- a CDS encoding aldo/keto reductase, translating into MVTSQRRVGASGLVVSAAGLGCNNFGRAGTVTETLDGTREVIDAALANGVFFFDTADMYGADAGRSEELMGEALEGRRERVVLATKFGHERDMGYDFPGGRGSRRYVRHAVEHSLRRLRTDWIDLYQLHLPDPQTPIAETIDALDELVDEGKIRYYGHSNFTGWQIAEAELTSRARSTGRFISAQNHYSLLARASEREVLPAVDRYDLGFFPFFPLKNGLLTGKFTREGGPSGSRIMQTRQHIWADAPWDALEQYQAFCDQRDITMLQATFGWLLAQPAVSSVIAGATTPEQVEANAAAADAWTPSADDLAEIDALFPLPEDPGDRM; encoded by the coding sequence ATGGTCACCTCGCAGCGTCGCGTCGGCGCATCCGGACTCGTCGTATCCGCCGCCGGTCTCGGCTGCAACAACTTCGGGCGTGCGGGAACCGTGACCGAGACGCTCGACGGCACCCGCGAGGTGATCGACGCCGCGCTCGCGAACGGCGTGTTCTTCTTCGACACCGCCGACATGTACGGCGCCGACGCGGGCCGAAGCGAAGAGCTCATGGGCGAGGCGCTCGAGGGACGCCGCGAGCGCGTCGTGCTGGCTACCAAGTTCGGTCACGAGCGCGATATGGGCTACGACTTCCCGGGTGGTCGCGGATCGCGCCGATACGTCCGGCACGCTGTCGAGCACTCGCTCCGCCGTCTGCGCACCGACTGGATCGACCTGTACCAGCTGCACCTGCCCGACCCGCAGACGCCGATCGCAGAGACGATCGACGCCCTCGACGAGCTCGTCGACGAGGGCAAGATCCGCTACTACGGGCACTCGAACTTCACCGGCTGGCAGATCGCCGAGGCCGAGCTCACCTCCCGCGCCCGCTCGACCGGGCGCTTCATCTCCGCACAGAACCACTACTCGCTGCTGGCGCGTGCCTCCGAGCGCGAGGTGCTGCCTGCAGTCGACCGCTACGATCTCGGCTTCTTCCCGTTCTTCCCGCTGAAGAACGGGCTGCTCACCGGCAAGTTCACCCGCGAGGGCGGACCGTCGGGCAGCCGGATCATGCAGACGCGTCAGCATATCTGGGCGGATGCCCCCTGGGACGCTCTCGAGCAGTACCAGGCCTTCTGCGATCAGCGCGACATCACGATGCTTCAGGCCACGTTCGGATGGCTGCTCGCACAGCCCGCCGTCTCGAGCGTGATCGCCGGGGCGACGACACCCGAGCAGGTCGAGGCGAACGCCGCCGCCGCCGACGCCTGGACGCCGTCGGCGGACGACCTGGCCGAGATCGACGCACTGTTCCCGCTGCCCGAGGACCCTGGCGACCGGATGTGA
- a CDS encoding large exoprotein: MGYGDYGDYTAFAAIIGLVTVLLFIVGPIMYVISSIFMMKIFEKAGVVGKWRAWVPVYREMIFFKLGDMSPWLVLYTLGATLLLSWTGIGGIFGLVFTALFAMAGWRVGLKLQKEAAWVILFVLLNIVWMGIAAFDRSRWNPNIAPAPWAGNGFLADRTVWDGVPVQPGQNAAPAAAWGAPQGYAPPAPQGYTPPAPQGYAPPAQPGYGQPAQPGDEQPGYGAPVNPAAPVPPAPGAPVPPPATPPAPPAPPAAPPAAPPVPPAPPADPEDPSQPRP; this comes from the coding sequence ATGGGATATGGCGACTACGGCGACTACACCGCCTTCGCTGCGATCATCGGCCTGGTGACGGTGCTGCTGTTCATCGTCGGGCCGATCATGTACGTCATCTCGTCGATCTTCATGATGAAGATCTTCGAGAAGGCCGGCGTCGTCGGTAAGTGGCGCGCCTGGGTACCGGTCTACCGCGAGATGATCTTCTTCAAGCTCGGCGACATGAGCCCCTGGCTCGTGCTGTACACGCTGGGCGCGACGCTTCTGCTCTCCTGGACGGGCATCGGCGGCATCTTCGGTCTGGTCTTCACCGCCCTCTTCGCGATGGCGGGCTGGCGCGTGGGGCTCAAGCTGCAGAAGGAAGCGGCCTGGGTCATCCTCTTCGTGCTGCTGAACATCGTGTGGATGGGCATCGCCGCGTTCGACCGCTCACGCTGGAACCCGAACATCGCGCCCGCGCCGTGGGCCGGCAACGGCTTCCTCGCCGACCGCACTGTCTGGGACGGCGTCCCCGTGCAGCCCGGCCAGAACGCAGCCCCGGCGGCCGCCTGGGGCGCGCCGCAGGGCTACGCGCCGCCTGCCCCGCAGGGGTACACGCCTCCCGCCCCGCAGGGCTACGCCCCTCCGGCGCAGCCCGGTTACGGGCAGCCGGCCCAGCCGGGCGACGAGCAGCCGGGCTATGGCGCTCCGGTCAATCCCGCAGCGCCGGTTCCGCCGGCACCGGGCGCGCCGGTGCCGCCGCCGGCGACCCCTCCCGCGCCTCCCGCCCCGCCGGCAGCGCCTCCGGCCGCACCTCCCGTGCCTCCTGCGCCCCCGGCAGACCCGGAGGACCCGTCGCAGCCGCGTCCCTGA
- a CDS encoding YaaA family protein, with protein MKILLPPSETKRPGGSGDPLRLENLALPALTPQRAELIDALVALCADESEARRVLKLSERQAGEVEHNRMLRAAPTMAAIDRYTGVLYDALDAASLDRRARHWLGEHVLIHSAPFGPIGALDEIPVYRLAAGTSLPGIRALRRHWAQATSEALTEAGFVLDLRSESYVALGPVAGVVPSTYVRVVTDEGRALNHFNKRGKGALVRALATTRPRARSASALLRWAEQNGIRMRESADAGVLELVVGD; from the coding sequence ATGAAGATCCTTCTGCCCCCGTCAGAGACCAAGCGTCCAGGCGGATCCGGAGACCCGCTGCGCCTCGAGAACCTTGCGCTGCCGGCGCTGACCCCGCAACGCGCCGAGCTGATCGACGCCCTCGTCGCGCTCTGCGCCGACGAGAGCGAGGCCCGGCGAGTGCTGAAGCTCAGCGAACGTCAGGCGGGTGAGGTCGAGCACAACCGGATGCTGCGCGCAGCCCCCACGATGGCCGCCATCGACCGCTACACCGGCGTGCTCTACGACGCTCTCGATGCCGCTTCACTGGATCGGCGAGCCCGGCACTGGCTCGGCGAGCACGTCCTGATCCACTCGGCGCCGTTCGGCCCGATCGGCGCCCTCGACGAGATCCCCGTGTACCGGCTGGCGGCCGGCACCTCCCTGCCCGGCATCAGGGCTCTGCGCCGCCACTGGGCGCAGGCGACCTCCGAAGCGCTGACGGAGGCCGGCTTCGTGCTCGATCTGCGCAGCGAGTCGTACGTGGCGCTCGGGCCGGTGGCGGGGGTCGTTCCATCGACGTACGTGCGGGTGGTCACCGACGAGGGTCGCGCGCTGAATCACTTCAACAAGAGGGGCAAGGGCGCTCTCGTGCGCGCCCTCGCCACGACACGCCCGAGGGCTCGATCCGCGAGCGCGCTGCTGCGGTGGGCCGAGCAGAACGGCATCCGGATGCGCGAGAGCGCGGATGCCGGTGTGCTGGAGCTCGTCGTCGGCGACTGA
- a CDS encoding F0F1 ATP synthase subunit epsilon has translation MALHVSLVSADAEVWTGEASLVVAKTVEGEIGIMSGHEPVLAILAQGEVRITQTDGSKVLANAQDGFLSMEGETLTIVAGNAALIA, from the coding sequence ATGGCGCTGCACGTGAGCCTCGTCTCCGCTGACGCGGAGGTCTGGACGGGGGAGGCGTCGCTCGTCGTCGCCAAGACCGTCGAGGGCGAGATCGGCATCATGTCCGGTCACGAGCCGGTGCTGGCCATCCTCGCTCAGGGCGAGGTCCGCATCACTCAGACCGACGGCAGCAAGGTGCTCGCGAACGCTCAGGACGGCTTCCTCTCGATGGAGGGCGAGACGCTCACCATCGTGGCCGGCAACGCCGCGCTGATCGCCTGA